Genomic segment of Candidatus Paceibacterota bacterium:
CTATTTTTCCAAAAAGAACCACATTGTGAAATTCTGTTTGTTCTTGTTTTTCTTTATTCTTGTTGTAGAAGATACGATTAGTAGCTATCCCAAAATTTGCCACAGTATCTCCCGAAGGGAGACTTCTTGCTTGCGGATCTTGGGTTAAGCGACCCAGAATAAAAACTTTATTTAAGTTCATGTTTATTTAAGAATTTCTTCTAGCTTTTTATCTAAGTCTTCTATTTTGACCTTTTTCTTTTTTTCTTTTTTAATTTGAGGAGTTGTTTCTTCAGGTCTTGTTCTTCTTTCTTTTGTGATTTTCATTTTCTTTTTTTCAAGGATGATTCTTAGAATTTTATTATTTTTTTCAATATTTTTTTTAATTTCTATGATATTTTCTTTTTCCAATGAAAAGAAAAAGATTCCCAAAAATCCCTCAGTTTTTTTCTTAATAGGGTAGGCAAATCTTTTTTTCTCGATAAATTTGTCTTCTATTTTTCCTCCAAGCTTTGTAATTTGATTTTCTATCTCTTTTAATAGACTATTTTTTTCATCTCCCGTTAAGTCTGGTGTAAGAAATGATAATTCGTAATGGTTCATAATAAAAATTGTTTTTTTTAAATAGCTTCTTTTATATCTTAAATTCAATTATATCTCCGTTCTCAACAATATAATCCTTCCCTTTTGTTTTTAAAAGGCCCTTTTCTTTTGCTTTCTGCCACGAACTATAATTTTCGAAATCTTCAAATTTTAAAACTTCTGCACTAATAAATTTTTCTTTAAAATCGCTATGAACTTTCTCTGCTGCTTCAATAATACTACTATTTTTTTTAAGCTCAATTGCCCTTGCTTCTTTATCGCCTTTTATAGTGTAAAAAGTGATTAAATCTAAATCATTGTAGCAGGTAAGAACGATATCGTCAAGATTAGATTTAATTCCCAACTCTTCTTTCTCTTCTTCTTTTAAATCCAATAATTCTTCTTCTGTTTTTAAATCCAGAAACAAATAGGGTTTAAATTTTTTAATTAATTCATTATTTTTCTTTGTTTTTCCATTAAAAAGATAAATTATTGGTTTTGAAGAAATGATATTTTTTCTTTTTGCAAACTCTTCTATTTTTAACCCTTCTTCTTTGCTATATTTTTCAATTTCGTTAAAAATCCACCCCCCTTTTTTTATGATTTCGATTATTTTTTCTGCGACTTCAATATCTTTTTCTTCCTCCCTCTCCTTTTTTTCTTTCAGAAAATCATAAAGAATTCTTTCGTCTCTTTTTAAAATTTCATTTTTGATAATTTTTATATCTCTTTCGGGATCAGGGGAATCAGAGAGTTGATATTGGGGTTCTTTCTTTTTTGGGAAGTCTTTTTCGCCAACTATTGAGAAATTTTTTATTACCTCAAGCAAGATATCTGCTTCATTGATATTAGATAGAAATTGATTACCCAATCCTTCTCCTTTATGCGCTCCCTTTACAAGACCGGCGATATCTATAAATTCGATCATTGGAGGGGTTATTTTTTCGGGCCTTATTGCTCTTTTTATTATTTCCAGTTTTTTGTCTTTCATTGCAACTATTCCATGATTTGGATCTATTGTTGTAAAAGGATAATCACCCACAGGAACGGCTATTTTTGTAAGGGCCTTGAAAAGAGTAGATTTTCCTACATTTGGTAATCCAATAATACCAACCGAAAACATAAATTTTACTTCAAAAACAAGTTTTAATATCTAAGTTTTTTATATCTCGATAACAACGGGCAAAACCATTGGTCTTCTTTTTGTTTTTTTGAATAAAAAATCTCCAAGTTCTTCTCTTATTCTATTTTTCACAAATGTGAAATTTGTCGGATGGGGAGATTTTGTAATTCCCTCAACAAGGGTTATAATTCTTCTTCTGGTTTCGCGCAATAGATCTTTTGATTCTCTAAGATATACAAAACCACGGGATATAATGTCGGGGCTTTGTTTTACCTCTCCAGTTTTTGAATCTACAATTACAACAATAACAAACATACCGTCTTGTGCCATAAGCTGTCTATCGCGCAAAACAACCTCTCCTACGTCTCCTATTCCAAGACCATCTACCATTACATAGTTTGCAGGTACACTCTTTTTAAGTATCTTGATATTATTTTTTGAAAGTTCTATTACCTGTCCGTTTTGAGCTATAATAATATTGTTTTCTGGGATTCCAACAGATGTTGCGAGTTCTTTGTGCACGTCCAGCATATAATGGCTACCGTGAATCGGCATAAAAAATTTAGGCCGCACAAGGCTAATCATCGTTTTTAGTTCTTCTTTTTGAGCATGTCCTCCTGTGTGGATATCCATCATTTGATAATGAAATATTTTAGCCCCTTGCCATGAGAGCTTATCTTTTAGTTCTTGGACAGACCTTTCATTCCCCGGCACCACAGAAGAAGAAAGTATTACAGAATCTCCCTTTTTAACCGAAAGAAATTGATGATCTTTGTGTGCGATCTTCATCAGAGAAGCGTCTCCTTCTCCTTGTGACCCTGTGCAGATAATTATAATTCTATTATCTGGATATCTTTTTATTTCTTTAGACGATATAATTGTGTCTTTTTTTATTTTCAGATAACCGAGATTAATTGCGATTTCTACATTTGCTTTCATTGAATACCCGTCTATAAGAACTTTTCTGCCCAGTTTTTCGGCAAGATTTATTATTTCTTGAACTCTTGAAAGTAGCGAGGCGAAAGTTGCAACAATTATCCTGCCCTTGCTTTTTTCAAATATTGTTTCAAGGTTTTCTTGAATGTTTTTTTCAGAAAGGCTGTGCCCTGGGATTTCTGCGTTTGTTGAATCAGACATTAAAAGCAAAATTCCCTTGTCATTGCACAAAGTTGCAATTTTTGATATATCGGCGGGTTTATCGGCTACTGGCGTATGATCAAATTTAAAATCACCCGTATGAACAATTTTTCCAACAGGAGTTTCTATCACAAGACCAATACAATCAGGTATATTGTGATTTTGGGGAAATGTTTTTATTGTAAATGGCGGTAGCAAAATTTTATCTTCTCTATTTACCTCTTTAATATTTAGTTTTGCTGTGTTTGGAAAATCTTCTTGCCTTTTCATTATGATTCCTTTTGTCAATGGTGTTGCAAAGAGTGGGGGATTGCCGATTCTATCTAGTGCGTAAGGCACAGCCCCAATATGATCATAGTGTCCATGAGTAAATATGACTCCAACAATATCTTTTCCTCTTTTTTGCAAGTAAGAAGTATTTGGAATGATGAAATCAATTCCAGGCATTTCGGTATCTGGGAATTGGAATCCCATGTCAACAATTAAAATTTTACCCTCGTATTCAAAAAGGGTCATGTTTTTTCCTATTTCTTCAAGTCCACCAAGCGGTATAATTTTTATTTTTTTCTCTTCCATAATTTTGAGCGAAGCGAGAAATTAATATCTCGACTCCAAATTTAATTTATTAAATTAATGTATTAGTTTTATGCCCAAGCAAATATTAATCACGAGCCTTTGTTTTTGGTGCGGGCAGGAGGATTTGAACCTCCACGAGATTTCTCTCACTAGGTCCTGAACCTAGTGCGTCTGCCATTCCGCCATGCCCGCATATTAGAAAAATAAAGTAGAAGTGTTCTATTTTTTCTTTGGAGATGGCGAAGGACTTTCTTTTAACTCCGTTTTTATTTCTTCTTTCTTTGGAGCTTTTTTAGGCACTCTTT
This window contains:
- the rpsF gene encoding 30S ribosomal protein S6, whose product is MNHYELSFLTPDLTGDEKNSLLKEIENQITKLGGKIEDKFIEKKRFAYPIKKKTEGFLGIFFFSLEKENIIEIKKNIEKNNKILRIILEKKKMKITKERRTRPEETTPQIKKEKKKKVKIEDLDKKLEEILK
- a CDS encoding DUF933 domain-containing protein, producing MFSVGIIGLPNVGKSTLFKALTKIAVPVGDYPFTTIDPNHGIVAMKDKKLEIIKRAIRPEKITPPMIEFIDIAGLVKGAHKGEGLGNQFLSNINEADILLEVIKNFSIVGEKDFPKKKEPQYQLSDSPDPERDIKIIKNEILKRDERILYDFLKEKKEREEEKDIEVAEKIIEIIKKGGWIFNEIEKYSKEEGLKIEEFAKRKNIISSKPIIYLFNGKTKKNNELIKKFKPYLFLDLKTEEELLDLKEEEKEELGIKSNLDDIVLTCYNDLDLITFYTIKGDKEARAIELKKNSSIIEAAEKVHSDFKEKFISAEVLKFEDFENYSSWQKAKEKGLLKTKGKDYIVENGDIIEFKI
- a CDS encoding ribonuclease J produces the protein MEEKKIKIIPLGGLEEIGKNMTLFEYEGKILIVDMGFQFPDTEMPGIDFIIPNTSYLQKRGKDIVGVIFTHGHYDHIGAVPYALDRIGNPPLFATPLTKGIIMKRQEDFPNTAKLNIKEVNREDKILLPPFTIKTFPQNHNIPDCIGLVIETPVGKIVHTGDFKFDHTPVADKPADISKIATLCNDKGILLLMSDSTNAEIPGHSLSEKNIQENLETIFEKSKGRIIVATFASLLSRVQEIINLAEKLGRKVLIDGYSMKANVEIAINLGYLKIKKDTIISSKEIKRYPDNRIIIICTGSQGEGDASLMKIAHKDHQFLSVKKGDSVILSSSVVPGNERSVQELKDKLSWQGAKIFHYQMMDIHTGGHAQKEELKTMISLVRPKFFMPIHGSHYMLDVHKELATSVGIPENNIIIAQNGQVIELSKNNIKILKKSVPANYVMVDGLGIGDVGEVVLRDRQLMAQDGMFVIVVIVDSKTGEVKQSPDIISRGFVYLRESKDLLRETRRRIITLVEGITKSPHPTNFTFVKNRIREELGDFLFKKTKRRPMVLPVVIEI